A region from the Triticum aestivum cultivar Chinese Spring chromosome 3D, IWGSC CS RefSeq v2.1, whole genome shotgun sequence genome encodes:
- the LOC123076191 gene encoding uncharacterized protein: MATTKMCKRPSAAWLFLFVAELGWTWAVIPSSSPVGLSARRYDSIFSFGDSFSDTGNNPVVFAASSVFDPVTRPPYGSTYFGRPTGRNSDGRLIIDFIAQRLGLPLVPPSLAHNGSFRRGANFAVGSATALDAAFFHGGKFPLNVSLGVQLPWFESLKPSLCRTTKECKAFFGRSLFFVGEFGVNDYDFCFLTKSVQEIMPLVPDVIRTISTAISDRCVPLVHVDDDNEHDDIDEIYVESVSQVDVDSDNKQNDADESYVESASQGGMPVVLTGTMTMTMMLSSNWTLGMMNISKTPGISIGSFVDDHSHVLARTDKVSFVRSHKQIKEFQIAEILAMAGAGIRQHIIVDNFISGYGSYAKAGFERKDLYNLCYREKMKLLAKGDVDIAVGIMIRRKDKNRDFFFFEYIVDAGGRLKNMFWCDS, encoded by the exons ATGGCCACCACCAAGATGTGCAAGCGGCCGAGCGCTGCCTGGCTGTTCCTCTTCGTCGCGGAGCTGGGATGGACATGGGCAGTGATCCCCTCTTCTTCCCCCGTGGGCCTCTCTGCCCGGCGCTACGACTCCATCTTCAGCTTCGGCGACTCCTTCTCCGACACCGGCAACAACCCCGTCGTGTTCGCCGCCAGCTCCGTCTTCGACCCCGTCACGCGCCCGCCCTACGGCTCCACCTACTTCGGCCGCCCCACCGGCCGCAACTCCGACGGCCGCCTCATCATCGACTTCATCG CTCAACGCCTCGGCCTGCCGCTCGTCCCGCCGTCCCTGGCGCACAACGGGAGCTTCCGCCGAGGCGCCAACTTCGCCGTCGGGAGTGCCACCGCTCTCGACGCCGCTTTCTTCCACGGTGGCAAGTTCCCTCTTAACGTCAGCTTGGGCGTACAGCTGCCGTGGTTCGAGTCGCTCAAGCCTTCTCTCTGCCGCACAACCAAAG AGTGCAAGGCCTTCTTCGGCAGATCCCTCTTCTTTGTGGGCGAATTCGGGGTCAACGACTACGACTTCTGTTTCCTCACCAAGAGCGTGCAAGAGATCATGCCGCTCGTTCCAGATGTCATCAGGACCATCTCAACGGCCATCTCAGACCGATGTGTGCCACTG GTACATGTCGATGATGACAATGAGCACGACGATATAGATGAAATTTATGTTGAAAGCGTGAGCCAG GTAGACGTCGATAGTGACAATAAGCAGAACGACGCTGATGAATCTTATGTTGAGAGCGCAAGCCAA GGGGGGATGCCGGTGGTCCTAACAGGCACAATGACCATGACGATGATGTTGAGTTCGAATTGGACATTGGGTATGATGAATATCAGCAAGACTCCCGGGATAAGCATTGGAAG TTTTGTCGATGATCATAGCCATGTTCTTGCTAGAACGGACAAAGTCTCATTTGTTCGGTCTCATAAACAGATCAAGGAATTCCAGATAGCAGAGATCTTAGCCATGGCAGGAGCTGGGATCAGACAACACATAATTGTGGACAACTTCATCAGCGGGTATGGCTCGTACGCTAAGGCGGGGTTTGAGAGGAAGGACCTGTATAATCTGTGCTATAGGGAGAAGATGAAACTGCTTGCAAAGGGCGATGTTGACATTGCCGTTGGAATCATGATAAGAAGGAAGGACAAGAATCgagatttttttttctttgagtACATTGTTGATGCTGGAGGGAGGCTCAAAAACATGTTCTGGTGTGATTCGTAA